One region of Bdellovibrio bacteriovorus genomic DNA includes:
- a CDS encoding tail fiber domain-containing protein yields MRSGTSITFILMIFFVFSAHSSPRTFTYQGRILKSDGTPLEYNNVSFAFEITNASGNCVIYKEQRNNINMQGSGGVFDVPIGSGVKLYPTTAGYDLRTAFNNAVSHNCEGGSTYLPQEDDIRILRVQFHDGVGWKAITPNNEIRAVPFASFATSASKLGDKIADDFVLKTSVGACALGQYLTYDGTSFSCQNDAGGAGMVSDVNVTAPLTKGGTASIPSLGISVGTSAGTVAAGNDARFLNAERLRGVNVSSTLPSSGGQVLQYDGSQWGPAALGISSITGLQTALNDKVAVTMFPTSCSAGQSLVFVTPANKFDCYNIQISESQISGTISGAKISGNITGNAAGFTGNLSGDVTGAQAATVVGKIQGVDIDTTAPTAGQVLKFVGGKWTPAADIGTSNAVTNGGNATNIKVDTNANRPATGAVGDIYIASDINTTFVGSGAGWNTVGTSNLAFTSGTLPIARGGTNSTTALTNNRVMMSSGGAIVEAPALTDGQLLIGRTGNSPVAANLVAGTGVTLTNAAGSITISANGGLAPGGTAGGDLSGTYPNPTVAKIQGTSVSATAPSGTGQVLRYNGTNYAANFLSLADIRSTVTPANTIFPSSPCAADKTLNWSVLTDTFTCQNIGIADSQITYASKSAKTFLAAPTGAAGAPTFRTLASTDLPTSGVTAGTYTSVTVDTYGRVTSASNPTTASGYGITDTFVQNGNSFAAGAVLGTNNAQPLSFETNGTTRMNILSTGNIGVNVATPLSPLHVDGIFMAGENSERAISLQPDVSSGLTGAASAAQIRISEPNFDEGTAGSTFLTHESDGSTVLGNTRNNAGLSSVRFVTTPDAGSPTERMRIHSDGSVSVGSTAAPVFMTVNAGGTVAPYVPTTDRMAVIGTGNTVIQVTSPNNAAGGIYFSDPEDRDPGGISYSHLLNSMAFRVNDAINMYIDSNGYVGVGTTTPGFKFEVKGGNAQITSNTTMANTGAVGGLRIFNSQSSNAADYINIGWIGENKYGIQSADELTNRDLFLNPFGGKVGINTTASTHALTVAGQAYVTDGAGFVEILSRADSALNVTNDNGSKRGFTVHHNATTLLSQFYYCPGGACTSKMTFDYNGNMWIAGTLTQASDLRLKTNIAPLENSLDKILSLEGVSYDWKNPEGRGHQIGLIAQDVEKVFPEAVETNKEGWKAVAYQNLVAPLINAIKELHALVMTQNGNQDRAIASLQESNEVLKAEVQNLSEQNRLLKDALCESHPQSKICQKK; encoded by the coding sequence ATGAGATCCGGAACGTCCATCACATTCATTCTCATGATTTTCTTTGTTTTTTCGGCCCACTCTTCGCCGAGAACCTTCACGTATCAAGGACGTATTCTTAAATCCGACGGAACTCCTCTTGAATACAATAATGTTAGCTTTGCCTTTGAAATTACAAACGCCTCTGGAAATTGCGTTATCTATAAAGAGCAAAGAAACAATATCAATATGCAAGGGTCCGGTGGGGTTTTCGATGTTCCCATCGGCTCGGGCGTAAAACTTTATCCGACGACAGCCGGTTATGATTTAAGAACTGCTTTTAACAATGCGGTTTCTCATAATTGTGAAGGTGGATCGACTTATCTTCCACAAGAAGATGACATTCGTATTCTGCGCGTGCAGTTTCATGATGGAGTCGGCTGGAAAGCGATAACTCCCAACAATGAAATTCGTGCGGTGCCATTTGCTTCCTTTGCAACATCAGCGTCTAAATTGGGCGATAAAATCGCCGATGATTTCGTTTTAAAAACATCCGTTGGTGCGTGCGCCCTGGGACAGTATCTGACTTATGATGGCACAAGTTTTTCTTGTCAAAACGACGCCGGTGGCGCGGGTATGGTTAGCGATGTGAATGTGACAGCTCCGCTGACAAAAGGTGGAACGGCTTCTATTCCAAGTCTTGGCATTTCGGTAGGCACGAGTGCGGGAACAGTCGCTGCGGGAAATGATGCGCGCTTTTTGAATGCCGAACGTCTGCGTGGAGTGAATGTGTCGTCAACACTTCCGTCCTCGGGTGGACAAGTTCTTCAATATGATGGCAGCCAATGGGGTCCGGCAGCTTTAGGAATTTCGAGTATCACGGGATTGCAAACGGCTTTAAATGACAAAGTGGCTGTCACAATGTTTCCAACGTCTTGTTCCGCAGGACAGTCTTTGGTTTTCGTCACACCGGCAAATAAGTTTGATTGCTACAATATTCAAATCTCTGAATCGCAAATATCAGGAACGATTTCTGGCGCAAAAATTTCTGGAAATATCACTGGAAACGCCGCAGGCTTCACGGGGAATTTGAGTGGCGATGTCACGGGAGCCCAAGCCGCAACGGTGGTTGGAAAAATTCAAGGCGTCGACATCGATACGACAGCGCCCACCGCAGGTCAGGTTTTAAAATTTGTCGGTGGCAAGTGGACTCCGGCTGCCGATATCGGGACATCTAATGCGGTTACCAATGGCGGCAACGCAACCAATATTAAGGTCGACACCAATGCGAACCGGCCCGCGACAGGCGCCGTCGGTGACATTTACATCGCATCAGATATCAATACCACTTTCGTGGGCTCCGGCGCCGGTTGGAATACTGTCGGTACATCCAACTTAGCTTTTACTTCAGGAACTCTGCCTATCGCGCGCGGTGGTACAAATAGTACGACAGCTTTGACGAACAATCGCGTGATGATGTCGTCAGGCGGTGCGATTGTTGAAGCCCCTGCTTTAACTGATGGACAGCTTCTAATTGGTCGAACTGGAAATTCTCCAGTCGCCGCGAATCTTGTCGCTGGCACTGGTGTGACATTGACGAATGCGGCAGGTTCAATCACTATTTCTGCAAATGGAGGACTAGCTCCAGGCGGAACTGCTGGTGGAGACCTCAGTGGCACTTATCCAAATCCGACAGTGGCAAAAATCCAAGGAACTTCTGTTTCAGCGACGGCCCCATCAGGAACGGGACAAGTCTTACGTTACAATGGGACGAATTATGCCGCGAATTTTTTAAGTCTTGCGGATATTCGTTCGACAGTGACTCCAGCAAATACTATTTTTCCTTCTTCACCGTGTGCAGCAGACAAGACTCTGAACTGGTCCGTCCTGACGGATACATTCACCTGTCAGAATATTGGAATCGCGGATTCGCAAATCACTTATGCATCTAAATCAGCGAAAACTTTCTTGGCTGCTCCTACTGGGGCTGCGGGTGCTCCGACATTTAGAACTTTAGCTTCCACAGATTTACCCACAAGTGGCGTGACTGCCGGAACTTACACTTCAGTGACTGTTGATACTTATGGTCGAGTGACCTCTGCTTCCAATCCTACAACAGCTTCTGGATATGGCATCACAGACACCTTCGTTCAGAATGGAAATTCATTCGCAGCGGGCGCCGTCTTAGGAACAAACAATGCTCAGCCTTTGAGTTTTGAAACAAATGGCACAACTCGAATGAACATTTTATCGACGGGAAATATCGGCGTGAATGTCGCGACTCCCCTGTCACCTTTGCATGTCGACGGAATATTCATGGCTGGTGAAAACAGCGAACGCGCTATTTCATTACAACCTGATGTGAGTTCAGGATTAACCGGGGCCGCTTCTGCCGCTCAAATTCGTATTTCCGAGCCCAACTTTGATGAAGGGACTGCGGGTTCCACGTTTCTGACTCACGAGTCCGATGGATCCACCGTTTTAGGAAATACAAGAAACAATGCAGGCTTATCAAGCGTGCGTTTTGTGACGACGCCAGATGCGGGTTCACCCACGGAAAGAATGCGCATTCACTCGGATGGCTCGGTGAGCGTGGGATCAACAGCCGCTCCCGTATTTATGACGGTGAATGCCGGAGGGACTGTTGCACCTTATGTTCCAACAACGGACCGAATGGCCGTGATTGGCACTGGCAACACTGTTATTCAAGTCACGAGTCCAAATAATGCCGCTGGTGGCATTTACTTTTCGGATCCAGAAGACCGTGATCCAGGTGGGATTTCTTACTCTCATCTTTTGAATTCCATGGCATTCAGAGTGAATGACGCCATCAACATGTATATCGACTCGAACGGCTATGTCGGGGTCGGAACAACAACACCTGGGTTTAAGTTTGAAGTCAAAGGTGGAAATGCTCAGATAACTTCTAATACCACGATGGCTAATACTGGCGCCGTCGGCGGACTTCGTATTTTCAACTCGCAGTCTTCTAATGCCGCCGACTATATCAACATCGGATGGATCGGTGAAAACAAATACGGAATTCAATCCGCAGATGAACTGACCAATCGTGATCTCTTTCTTAATCCGTTCGGAGGAAAAGTCGGCATTAACACGACGGCTTCAACTCATGCGTTGACGGTCGCGGGACAAGCTTATGTCACTGATGGAGCAGGCTTTGTAGAAATTCTTTCTCGCGCAGATTCTGCACTTAATGTCACTAATGACAATGGATCTAAGCGTGGGTTCACTGTTCATCACAACGCGACCACCCTGCTATCGCAGTTCTATTATTGTCCCGGTGGCGCCTGTACCTCGAAGATGACTTTTGATTACAACGGCAATATGTGGATAGCTGGAACTTTAACTCAGGCTTCGGACCTGCGACTGAAAACCAATATCGCACCTCTAGAAAATAGCTTGGATAAAATTCTTTCTTTGGAAGGCGTCAGTTATGACTGGAAAAATCCTGAAGGTCGAGGCCATCAGATCGGTCTTATCGCTCAAGATGTCGAAAAGGTTTTTCCCGAGGCGGTAGAAACCAATAAAGAAGGCTGGAAGGCCGTTGCTTATCAAAACTTAGTGGCTCCTTTGATTAATGCAATAAAAGAACTTCATGCCTTGGTTATGACTCAAAATGGGAATCAAGATCGCGCTATTGCGTCCTTGCAAGAGTCTAACGAAGTTCTGAAAGCAGAAGTTCAAAACCTTTCAGAACAGAATCGTCTGCTGAAGGACGCCCTGTGTGAATCTCATCCTCAGTCTAAGATCTGTCAAAAAAAGTAA
- a CDS encoding pentapeptide repeat-containing protein, protein MHVFTVTLLLITSVATAEVCPDGRKSSDFIQGSLQFVRCQNIQNAYFEKDLLKGADASGSHFYKVGFNKVNFDNVQMTSVEFRENTFEKVTGLNWNIQNSRWMGGIIKDSHLSKNRLDASKLGGVKIYRTNLSETSLKDTTWSNCYFEDVNLEGADLRGARFDMCVFLNVRMKGAIFNKFTKLPISDAQRSLQGMVYSP, encoded by the coding sequence ATGCACGTTTTCACTGTGACCTTGCTCTTAATAACCTCTGTAGCAACGGCGGAAGTTTGTCCCGACGGTCGCAAAAGTTCCGACTTCATTCAAGGTTCCTTGCAGTTTGTTCGCTGCCAGAACATTCAAAATGCTTACTTTGAAAAAGATCTTCTAAAGGGAGCGGACGCTTCTGGAAGCCATTTCTATAAAGTCGGATTCAACAAAGTAAATTTTGATAATGTTCAAATGACGTCCGTCGAGTTCCGGGAAAACACTTTTGAAAAAGTAACGGGACTGAACTGGAATATTCAAAATTCGCGATGGATGGGTGGGATAATAAAAGACAGCCATCTATCCAAGAATCGCCTCGACGCTTCCAAGCTAGGTGGAGTTAAAATCTATCGTACGAATTTAAGCGAAACCTCATTGAAGGACACGACTTGGAGCAACTGTTATTTCGAAGACGTAAATCTGGAAGGCGCTGACCTACGCGGAGCCCGCTTCGACATGTGTGTCTTCTTAAACGTACGTATGAAGGGAGCTATATTTAATAAATTCACGAAGCTTCCCATTTCTGACGCTCAAAGATCACTTCAGGGCATGGTGTACTCTCCATGA
- a CDS encoding outer membrane protein assembly factor BamB family protein, producing MNKTQRLYGFFLSLTHIVTLWFWRAFDFDYGLSHKLQNLEWNPWPFIPEGHVLFIQEHAVAVTSAYILLSFLTPLLFLFEKPKDPLRLGAFTLTLFIKLAIFFSSYDFMGNYHYMGNLLLALYVVSGANLLFLQISLALFYFGAGLLKFNAEWITGSALLRETFLQGFWLQAACVYVILLETVLIWFLFAKNKYLRLITFAQLVVFHIFSWHIVGFYYPSVMFLLLTVFLLYRPTDFNFKNSLPKFAPVYFALFLAAQLYPKLLNKNEALTAEGRMLSLNMLDAKTECLASFELPTQDGYLYLDQPLSYAIRIRCDPLVYFNYAKKLCAQSSDVTIPSVKINLKSRKQTDYQDTWVIRDQEMCDKEITYSIFLNDWVHASHELSAPTSAPEKAYSHWRENPQRTGESRHLMKTSFTTTSLPFPFQENIHSAGKSSPIAFKSLWFVGSDSGSLYAFDNSSFLWRDYFPKPVFGFHGSGVTTEDGDLYLGAYDGILHKIRSKDGKRIWSVKLGSAIGSSPLLVNGSLYVAVENLPDSSTFFALDPRNGAIRWSSNKIKGLAHASLSYHAKSDQVFGATGAGEVISFHSRSGKEMWRISVSGKIISTPLVTDETVVIVSTEGDVQALNVRNGTLRWHHQLSSGSRASPSYHSKENILIVPSENGDITALQASDGAELWRKVNAHLHVSSGLIARYGKVDVYIDQCQEKTLCFLNVKSGAVLESYSLPDSFSSTPMLKEDGLYITLDGSAGLWRLGENVKTAKQSAK from the coding sequence ATGAACAAGACACAACGGCTGTACGGCTTCTTTCTGTCTTTGACCCACATTGTGACCCTTTGGTTTTGGCGGGCCTTTGATTTCGATTACGGGCTGTCGCACAAGCTTCAGAATTTAGAATGGAATCCTTGGCCATTTATTCCTGAAGGGCACGTCTTATTTATTCAGGAACATGCGGTCGCGGTCACAAGTGCCTATATACTTCTGTCCTTTCTGACACCTTTACTGTTTCTGTTTGAAAAGCCTAAAGACCCCCTTCGTCTTGGCGCTTTCACACTGACTCTATTCATTAAGCTCGCGATCTTTTTTTCCTCTTATGATTTTATGGGTAACTATCACTATATGGGGAACTTGTTGTTGGCCCTTTATGTGGTCTCTGGTGCCAATCTGCTTTTTTTACAGATATCATTAGCGCTTTTTTATTTCGGCGCCGGACTTTTAAAGTTCAATGCCGAATGGATCACGGGTTCAGCTCTTCTTCGCGAAACATTTTTGCAAGGATTCTGGTTACAGGCAGCCTGCGTTTACGTCATCTTGTTAGAAACAGTCTTGATCTGGTTTTTATTTGCCAAAAATAAATATCTTCGCCTTATTACTTTCGCCCAACTCGTTGTCTTTCATATTTTCAGCTGGCACATCGTCGGATTTTACTATCCGTCGGTGATGTTTCTATTACTGACTGTATTTCTTCTTTATCGGCCTACGGATTTTAATTTCAAAAATAGCCTTCCGAAATTTGCACCGGTCTACTTTGCCCTGTTCTTAGCGGCTCAGCTCTATCCAAAGCTGCTTAATAAGAATGAAGCTTTGACCGCCGAGGGAAGAATGCTTTCCTTGAATATGCTTGATGCCAAAACGGAATGCCTGGCATCGTTTGAGCTTCCAACCCAAGACGGATATTTGTACCTGGATCAACCGCTTTCTTACGCGATTCGCATCCGCTGTGATCCGTTGGTTTATTTTAACTATGCAAAAAAACTGTGCGCGCAATCTTCAGATGTCACTATCCCCAGCGTTAAGATAAACCTGAAATCACGCAAACAGACCGATTATCAAGACACATGGGTCATTCGCGACCAAGAAATGTGCGATAAAGAAATTACCTATTCGATCTTCCTAAATGATTGGGTTCACGCGAGTCACGAACTTTCTGCGCCGACATCAGCACCGGAAAAAGCTTACTCGCATTGGCGGGAAAATCCGCAACGGACCGGAGAATCTCGTCATCTGATGAAAACATCGTTTACTACCACCTCGCTGCCCTTTCCTTTTCAGGAAAACATTCACTCCGCGGGTAAATCCAGTCCAATAGCCTTTAAGAGTCTTTGGTTTGTAGGAAGCGACAGTGGTTCGTTGTACGCCTTTGATAATTCCTCTTTTCTTTGGAGAGATTACTTCCCGAAGCCTGTCTTTGGCTTTCATGGCTCTGGTGTGACCACCGAAGATGGAGATCTCTATCTTGGTGCTTACGACGGAATTTTGCATAAGATCCGCAGTAAAGATGGAAAACGAATCTGGTCCGTAAAGTTGGGAAGTGCGATTGGCTCTTCTCCCCTTTTGGTAAATGGTTCGCTTTACGTCGCGGTAGAAAATCTGCCTGATAGCAGCACTTTCTTTGCGCTGGATCCGCGCAATGGCGCCATCCGCTGGAGTTCAAATAAAATCAAGGGACTTGCCCACGCTTCGCTGAGCTATCACGCCAAAAGTGATCAGGTATTTGGGGCCACTGGTGCGGGCGAAGTGATTTCCTTTCACTCGAGATCCGGAAAAGAAATGTGGCGCATAAGCGTCTCGGGAAAGATTATTTCTACGCCTCTAGTCACTGACGAAACAGTGGTCATTGTAAGTACAGAGGGAGATGTCCAAGCACTGAATGTTCGTAACGGGACCTTGCGCTGGCATCATCAGTTAAGCTCGGGATCTCGGGCCTCTCCTTCTTATCATTCTAAAGAAAATATCCTGATAGTTCCCTCTGAAAATGGCGACATCACGGCTTTACAAGCTTCCGACGGGGCCGAGCTTTGGCGGAAGGTGAATGCCCACCTTCACGTATCGAGCGGACTCATTGCCCGTTACGGTAAGGTCGATGTGTATATAGATCAGTGCCAGGAAAAGACTTTGTGTTTTCTAAATGTGAAATCCGGTGCGGTGCTGGAATCTTATTCCTTACCCGATAGCTTTTCATCAACGCCTATGCTTAAAGAAGACGGGCTCTACATCACTCTTGATGGGTCAGCGGGCTTATGGCGCTTGGGTGAGAACGTAAAGACCGCAAAACAGTCTGCAAAGTAG